Proteins encoded by one window of Cydia splendana chromosome 14, ilCydSple1.2, whole genome shotgun sequence:
- the LOC134796892 gene encoding uncharacterized protein LOC134796892 codes for MAARVCILLLVLNVVSGQRNEGIIDHLSNGMKLAKDFLGSESIALKVAEFVVRAFQNANPSQINRRKPLEGYEDETENFAQENRPYSNVEEAPSPMAPLKNLVRLFGLQSNQISAVAVNALVFVAQMISTFLAGPKMPNRPYRYDDTTQWILNKSSRKLQDILATAKNQSLPDLLEDIVEEQSQGEEASCIKLLVCKITPFVSKMQTAVFGESKTDDGDKVLGADSMYRHLPTSNEIEDRSAICEQKHRDCDLNE; via the exons ATGGCAGCACGCGTGTGTATATTGCTTTTGGTGCTGAACGTGGTTTCAGGGCAAAGAAATGAAGGAATAATTGACCATTTGAGCAATGGGATGAAGTTAGCGAAGGATTTTCTTG GATCAGAGTCCATAGCATTAAAAGTAGCTGAATTCGTCGTCCGCGCATTCCAAAACGCCAACCCTTCGCAAATAAACCGACGCAAACCCCTAGAGGGTTATGAAGATGAAACAGAAAACTTTGCGCAGGAAAATAGACCTTATTCTAATGTCGAAGAAGCTCCAAGTCCTATGGCGCCGCTGAAGAATTTGGTGAGGCTGTTTGGACTGCAGTCCAATCAGATTAGCGCGGTGGCTGTCAATGCTTTGGTTTTTGTTGCACAAATG ATATCGACCTTCCTCGCCGGACCAAAAATGCCTAACCGCCCATACCGTTACGACGACACAACCCAATGGATACTGAACAAAAGCTCCCGAAAACTGCAGGACATCCTCGCAACAGCCAAGAACCAATCTCTCCCTGACTTGCTAGAAGACATCGTGGAAGAACAAAGCCAGGGCGAAGAAGCTAGTTGTATTAAACTTCTTGTCTGTAAAATAACTCCGTTTGTGTCCAAAATGCAGACTGCTGTTTTTGGGGAAAGCAAAACAGACGACGGCGATAAAGTTCTAGGCGCGGATAGTATGTACCGCCATCTACCGACGAGTAATGAAATTGAGGATCGCAGCGCCATCTGCGAGCAGAAGCATCGAGACTGTGATTTAAATGAATGA
- the LOC134796893 gene encoding uncharacterized protein LOC134796893: MFPLLLIIVTQVSADFTTEEIQFLNELPLDKLLRLKTSLQDMVTARYENVTMAPTPSYLDRFGAQAMAVKAPPIKRGDYEEIEHKKEGKISHLFSMSVTTLAFLAFGGYLLCLIVQAVKAKQPYPFPPPTVPTPQTFVLSAGIKKRPQSQFTSYGRRKRESREVRRLRHVELPPEELFSALVQLCEGYAKWSEE, translated from the coding sequence ATGTTTCCACTCCTACTGATAATCGTCACGCAAGTTTCAGCCGATTTCACCACGGAGGAAATACAATTTCTGAACGAGCTGCCTTTAGACAAACTGTTGAGGTTGAAGACGTCGCTACAAGATATGGTCACGGCGCGTTATGAGAATGTTACGATGGCGCCAACACCTTCGTATTTGGATCGATTTGGGGCTCAGGCTATGGCTGTGAAAGCACCGCCGATAAAGAGAGGAGATTATGAAGAAATCGAGCATAAGAAGGAAGGTAAGATTAGCCATTTATTCTCAATGTCAGTGACGACGTTGGCCTTCCTGGCTTTCGGGGGTTATCTACTTTGCCTTATAGTACAAGCCGTGAAGGCGAAGCAGCCGTATCCGTTTCCGCCTCCAACGGTGCCGACGCCGCAGACGTTTGTTTTAAGCGCTGGGATAAAGAAGAGACCGCAGAGCCAGTTTACGAGTTATGGAAGGAGAAAGAGGGAGAGTAGAGAAGTGAGGAGGCTGAGGCATGTGGAGTTGCCGCCGGAGGAGCTGTTTTCGGCGCTGGTGCAGTTGTGTGAAGGATATGCGAAGTGGAGTGAAGAATGA